A window from Calliopsis andreniformis isolate RMS-2024a chromosome 5, iyCalAndr_principal, whole genome shotgun sequence encodes these proteins:
- the Nachrbeta2 gene encoding nicotinic acetylcholine receptor beta2, translating to MRISTLSIFFNTLNIIYGGAALKIYEANPDTKRLYDDLLSNYNRLIRPVINNTETLTVWLGLKLSQLIEMNLKNQVMTTNVWVEQKWFDYKLRWDPEEYGGVEMLYVPSENIWLPDIVLYNNADGNYEVTLMTKATLKYTGEVSWKPPAIYKSSCEINVEYFPFDEQSCIMKFGSWTYNGNQVDLKHMKQEPGSNLVAVGIDLSDFYLSVEWDILEVPAARNEEYYPCCSEPYSDITFNITMRRKTLFYTVNLIIPCVGITFLTVLVFYLPSDSGEKVSLCSSILLSLTVFFLLLAEIIPPTSLAIPLLGKYLLFTMILVTLSIWITVCVLNVHFRSPSTHNMSPWVRQVFLNWMPRMLMMRRTPYSTPEYDDTYMDSGYTNEIDFSVSDYPLELKGSPDGFESVTSQYKNIREDDARHIPHASVTDSENTMPRHLSPDVISALKGVRFIAQHIKNADKDNEVIEDWKFVAMVLDRLFLWVFTLACIGGTLGIIFQAPSLYDTREPVDQQLSGISLRNYMYPNLDEVVQEE from the exons ATGCGAATATCAACGCTcagtattttttttaatactctCAATATCATATACG GTGGCGCGGCATTGAAAATCTATGAAGCGAATCCCGATACCAAGAGACTTTACGATGACTTACTATCGAATTATAACAGGCTCATACGCCCTGTTATTAATAATACCGAAACGTTAACAGTCTGGCTCGGCCTAAAGCTGTCACAACTCATCGAAATG AATCTGAAGAATCAGGTGATGACAACAAACGTCTGGGTGGAACAG AAATGGTTCGATTACAAATTACGATGGGATCCAGAGGAATACGGTGGTGTCGAAATGCTTTACGTGCCTTCCGAGAATATTTGGCTGCCAGACATCGTACTGTACAATAA TGCAGATGGTAATTACGAAGTAACGCTCATGACAAAAGCTACATTGAAATATACAGGCGAGGTGTCTTGGAAACCGCCAGCGATTTATAAATCGTCTTGCGAGATCAACGTGGAGTATTTTCCATTCGACGAGCAATCCTGCATAATGAAATTCGGCTCGTGGACTTACAACGGCAATCAG GTAGATCTGAAGCACATGAAGCAAGAACCTGGCAGCAATTTAGTCGCGGTGGGGATAGATTTGAGCGATTTCTACTTGTCAGTAGAATGGGACATTCTTGAAGTCCCAGCAGCCAGAAATGAGGAATATTATCCTTGTTGCTCGGAACCCTATTCAG ATATCACATTCAACATTACAATGCGAAGGAAAACGTTATTTTACACAGTCAACTTAATCATTCCTTGCGTGGGTATCACATTTCTTACGGTGCTCGTTTTCTACTTGCCAAGTGATTCAGGCGAAAAA GTATCACTGTGTTCGTCCATTCTTCTGTCGTTAACTGTATTCTTTTTATTGTTAGCCGAAATTATACCACCGACGTCACTGGCTATACCACTTCTAGgaaaatatttgttatttacTATGATCTTGGTCACTTTATCGATCTGGATCACCGTATGCGTTTTAAATGTTCACTTTCG ATCCCCATCGACGCATAATATGTCGCCGTGGGTTAGGCAAGTATTTTTAAATTGGATGCCTCGGATGTTGATGATGCGACGAACGCCCTATTCTACTCCAGAATACGATGATACATACATGGATAGTGGATATACTAATGAAATCGATTTTAG TGTTAGCGACTACCCGCTGGAACTAAAAGGAAGCCCGGATGGGTTTGAAAGCGTTACCTCTCAATACAAAAATATAAGAGAAGACGATGCAAGACATATTCCACATGCATCTG TCACTGATAGCGAAAACACAATGCCGAGACACTTGTCCCCGGATGTCATATCTGCTCTTAAGGGCGTACGCTTTATTGCTCAACATATAAAAAATGCAGATAAAGATAATGAA GTTATAGAAGATTGGAAATTCGTGGCCATGGTTTTAGACAGATTATTTCTTTGGGTATTTACATTAGCGTGTATTGGAGGTACACTTGGTATAATATTTCAAGCTCCAAGTTTATACGATACAAGAGAACCTGTGGACCAACAACTCTCTGGAATATCACTTCGCAATTATATGTATCCAAATTTAGACGAGGTCGTGCAAGAAGAATAA
- the LOC143179637 gene encoding trypsin-1-like, with protein MIALLYVFALVAVFEASGNYFFLIDKFIKSSTQQFLILHINEVPKIVGGSMAEDGQFPYQASLRYKNRHFCGGSVLNKRWILTAAHSFTTTIYSSFNDTGITVVLGTNTLDKGGDEYQSVKVISHPRYSSALIRNDIGLIKLNKDITFGDKVKPIALPNENFSKADYPAVLSGWGTTSVSIILQCQQFQ; from the exons ATGATTGCGCTCCTCTACGTTTTTGCCCTAGTCGCGGTATTCGAAGCCTCTGGTAACTATTTCTTTCTCATTGACAAGTTCATTAAAAGCTCTACacaacaatttttaatttt aCA TATAAACGAAGTTCCAAAAATCGTCGGTGGTTCTATGGCGGAGGATGGACAGTTCCCTTATCAAGCTTCTCTACGATACAAAAACCGTCATTTCTGTGGAGGATCAGTGTTAAATAAGAGATGGATATTAACTGCTGCTCACT CGTTTACAACTACAATTTATTCTAGTTTCAACGACACGGGAATAACAGTCGTGTTGGGTACCAACACTTTGGACAAGGGTGGCGACGAGTATCAATCTGTAAAAGTGATTAGTCACCCGAGGTACAGCTCTGCACTGATCAGGAACGATATTGGACTGATTAAATTGAACAAAGACATCACTTTCGGAGATAAAGTGAAGCCCATCGCTTTACCGAATGAAAACTTCAGTAAGGCTGATTATCCTGCTGTATTATCTGGTTGGGGGACCACCAGCGTGAGTATAATTCTTCAGTGCCAACAGTTTCAATAG
- the LOC143178890 gene encoding uncharacterized protein LOC143178890, with the protein MRLISLCMHRWPFHQLNPNYESYANGMKYPGETPNELYHIKLSVIDQNQCLSASFRVTNDNICTLNKRGEGACHVSAFMSSRVLEKRRALSCQKIPQLKRHLFFFLICSSSQKPR; encoded by the coding sequence ATGCGTTTAATTTCTTTGTGCATGCACCGCTGGCCCTTCCATCAACTGAACCCTAATTACGAATCATACGCGAACGGTATGAAGTATCCTGGAGAAACGCCGAACGAATTGTACCACATCAAGTTGAGCGTGATCGACCAAAACCAATGTTTAAGCGCCAGCTTTCGTGTCACCAACGACAATATCTGCACACTTAACAAGAGGGGTGAAGGCGCTTGTCACGTAAGTGCATTCATGTCTAGTCGAGTACTCGAGAAGAGAAGGGCCCTTTCGTGTCAAAAGATCCCTCAACTAAAGCGGcacctttttttctttcttatttGTAGCTCGTCGCAAAAACCTCGTTGA
- the Poli gene encoding DNA polymerase iota — MDSIDFEAIIRHPRTIIHIDVDCFYAQVEMLRHPELEGKPLGVQQKNLVVTSNYLAREYGIKKCMSVQEALQKCPGLALVNGEDLTNYRHFSAKILEILQQFTPLVERLGFDDNFMDVTSIVQKYINSGNDSELNISISMEDKNPIGKVFGPSEEECPCGCHDRLIVASKIASEIRQRIYKELRLTCSAGIAHNKLLAKLVGSLHKPNQQTLIFPCSGPMLLSTIGSVSKIPGVGQKTTQLLISNNIKTVDDVRKTPLENLEMKIGIDLARKLKDNAEGIDETGVKPTGKKQSIGLEDGFKSVSLVAEVESRLGALLRRLTELAMEDGRIPLAMRITVRKHDFNKPTSGKRETRQCALPKHLLPSTKSGVYDHAKMLTLAMKLFHRTVDVSKPFHLTLLGVAFTKFEERSSGKNSITSFLRKQVAVQSVLDISSEEGISDVSLGSPMSINQDSNDGSAMSTTSSPISKPIGANSQCGEDDLLNEIEPLPKKTRLEVWLSGRRESPSNEMADLRLSPSSPMQLSPKIDAAVLKSLPIDIQREVTRSWPTTSKPKPNNILKYFIANK, encoded by the coding sequence ATGGATTCCATTGACTTTGAAGCAATTATACGACATCCAAGAACCATAATTCACATAGATGTCGACTGCTTTTATGCTCAAGTGGAAATGTTAAGACATCCGGAGCTAGAAGGCAAACCATTGGGAGTGCAACAAAAAAATTTGGTAGTAACAAGCAATTATTTGGCACGGGAATATGgaattaaaaaatgtatgtCTGTACAAGAAGCATTGCAAAAATGCCCAGGGCTGGCCCTGGTAAATGGGGAAGACTTAACAAATTATCGTCACTTTTCTGCAAAAATATTGGAGATACTACAACAGTTTACTCCTTTAGTTGAAAGATTAGGTTTCGATGATAACTTCATGGATGTAACATCTATCgtacaaaaatatataaattctgGAAATGATTCTGAATTAAATATAAGTATCTCCATGGAAGACAAAAATCCAATTGGCAAAGTATTTGGCCCGTCTGAAGAAGAATGCCCGTGTGGTTGCCATGATCGATTAATTGTTGCTTCCAAAATTGCATCAGAGATTAGACAGCGAATCTATAAAGAATTACGCCTCACGTGTAGCGCTGGAATTGCACACAACAAACTTCTAGCAAAATTGGTGGGGTCATTGCATAAACCAAATCAACAGACGTTGATATTTCCATGTAGCGGACCAATGTTGTTATCAACAATAGGATCTGTGTCCAAAATACCAGGTGTTGGACAAAAAACTACACAGCTGTTAATATCCAATAATATAAAAACGGTTGATGATGTGCGTAAAACGCCTTTGGAAAATTTGGAAATGAAAATTGGTATCGATTTGGCAAGAAAATTAAAAGATAATGCAGAAGGTATTGACGAGACTGGTGTGAAACCAACAGGCAAAAAACAATCTATAGGTTTAGAAGACGGTTTTAAAAGCGTTTCTTTGGTGGCTGAAGTGGAATCGCGACTGGGAGCACTCTTAAGAAGGTTGACAGAATTAGCcatggaggatggaagaattCCTCTTGCTATGAGAATAACAGTTAGGAAACATGATTTTAATAAACCAACTTCGGGTAAAAGAGAAACTCGGCAGTGTGCTTTACCGAAACATTTGTTACCTTCTACGAAATCAGGTGTTTATGATCACGCTAAGATGTTAACTTTGGCGAtgaaacttttccatcgtactgtCGACGTCTCTAAACCATTCCACTTAACACTGCTGGGAGTTGCATTCACCAAGTTCGAAGAGAGATCTTCCGGTAAAAATAGTATTACGTCTTTTCTGCGAAAACAGGTCGCTGTTCAATCTGTTTTGGACATAAGCTCGGAAGAAGGTATTTCTGATGTCAGCCTCGGATCACCAATGAGTATAAATCAAGATAGCAACGATGGTTCTGCGATGAGCACCACTTCATCTCCGATATCTAAACCAATAGGTGCTAACAGTCAGTGTGGAGAGGATGATCTGTTAAATGAGATAGAGCCTCTACCGAAAAAGACCAGATTGGAAGTGTGGTTAAGCGGGCGTAGAGAATCTCCGAGCAACGAAATGGCAGACCTTAGGCTCAGTCCTTCGTCACCTATGCAGCTTTCTCCGAAAATTGACGCGGCGGTTCTTAAATCTTTACCCATCGACATACAAAGAGAAGTGACCCGTTCTTGGCCGACCACCAGTAAACCAAAACCGAACAATATACTTAAATATTTCATAGCAAATAAGTGA
- the Su(var)2-10 gene encoding E3 SUMO-protein ligase Su(var)2-10 isoform X3, with protein sequence MYGQTGGSGEPQIDQNMHPRNYFTRQTINQQQQSQSAVSSGKELPPAHQASLPQAPRPNPVYQSTGYTSVTPQTTSATYNPYPYPQKVLPPPLQIQPRSQYPVHPDVRLKKLPFFDLLAELLKPSSLMPQGSMRLQENTFMFHLTPQQSTDIASSRDCRAGSKMDYTVQVQMRFCLQETSCEQEDCFPPSIAVKVNGKLCPLPNPIPTNKPGVEPKRPPRPVNISPLVKLSPTVGNQIHVTWAADYGRRYAIAIYLVRKLSSAELLSRLKNRGVRHSDYTRGLIKEKLNEDADSEIATTSLRVSLACPLGKMRMTTPCRASTCSHLQCFDASLFLQMNERKPTWNCPVCDKPALYDNLVIDGYFQEVLNSKKLLPDVNEIQLLQDGSWENLVLKKEKDKDKSETKVITNSQDRKIDVDTVDLDEGNPSPPKEKKRAVVIDLISDSEDDDENTTPVQSLKKVASSTPSPKKSQSSSVSGTSESPELMIIDLE encoded by the exons ATGTATGGTCAAACAGGTGGTTCGGGAGAACCACAGATTGATCAAAATATGCATCCTAGAAACTATTTTACAAG ACAAACTATCAATCAGCAACAACAGTCACAATCCGCAGTTTCAAGTGGAAAAGAACTGCCACCAGCACATCAAGCATCTCTACCTCAAGCACCTAGACCTAATCCAGTATATCAATCCACGGGATATACTAGTGTGACACCACAG ACCACAAGTGCAACATATAATCCATACCCATATCCACAAAAGGTTTTACCACCTCCACTACAAATACAGCCTAGGAGTCAGTATCCTGTCCATCCAGATGTTAGACTTAAAAAATTACCTTTTTTCGATCTGCTGGCCGAATTACTGAAGCCATCTAGTCTAATGCCACAAGGATCTATGAGGCTACAGGAGAACACATTCATGTTTCATTTAACTCCACAACAATCAACCGATATAGCTAGCTCACGAGACTGTCGTGCAGGCAGTAAAATGGATTATACTGTACAG GTGCAAATGCGATTTTGTTTGCAAGAGACTTCATGTGAACAAGAAGACTGTTTCCCTCCTAGTATTGCTGTAAAAGTTAATGGAAAATTGTGTCCTTTACCT AATCCAATACCTACGAACAAACCAGGAGTAGAACCAAAGAGGCCACCACGGCCTGTGAATATTAGTCCTTTAGTTAAGTTATCTCCTACTGTAGGTAATCAAATTCATGTTACATGGGCGGCGGACTATGGTAGACGATACGCAATCGCGATATATTTAGTTAGAAAATTGTCAAGTGCAGAATTACTATCGCGGTTAAAAAATAGAGGTGTTCGACATTCGGACTATACGAGAGGTTTAA TTAAGGAAAAGCTCAATGAAGACGCAGATAGTGAAATAGCGACCACATCGCTTAGAGTATCATTAGCCTGTCCATTAGGAAAGATGCGAATGACTACACCGTGCCGTGCATCAACGTGTTCGCATTTGCAGTGCTTTGACGCATCGTTGTTCCTTCAAATGAATGAAAGGAAACCAACGTGGAACTGTCCGGTTTGTGATAAACCAGCACTGTACGACAATCTTGTTATCGATGGATATTTCCAAGAAGTTTTAAACTCGAAAAAGTTACTACCAGATGTAAATGAAATTCAGTTACTGCAAGATGGATCGTGGGAGAACTTGGTTTTGAAGAAAGAGAAAGATAAAGACAAAAGTGAAACAAAAGTGATTACGAATTCGCAAGATCGCAAAATTGATGTGGACACTGTTGATCTAG ATGAAGGTAATCCATCGCCTCCAAAGGAGAAGAAACGAGCTGTTGTTATAGATTTAATATCAGATAGTGAGGATGATGATGAAAATACTACACCCGTACAAAGTCTAAAGAAAGTAGCTAGTAGTACTCCTTCTCCGAAAAAATCACAATCCAGTTCTGTTAGTGGAACAAGTGAATCGCCAGAGTTAATGATAATTGACTTAGAGTAA
- the Su(var)2-10 gene encoding E3 SUMO-protein ligase Su(var)2-10 isoform X2: MVLSFRVSELQMLLGFAGRNKSGRKNELQARALELLRLRSHPVQLKIRELYKTIQADQLAAHQMYGQTGGSGEPQIDQNMHPRNYFTRQTINQQQQSQSAVSSGKELPPAHQASLPQAPRPNPVYQSTGYTSVTPQTTSATYNPYPYPQKVLPPPLQIQPRSQYPVHPDVRLKKLPFFDLLAELLKPSSLMPQGSMRLQENTFMFHLTPQQSTDIASSRDCRAGSKMDYTVQVQMRFCLQETSCEQEDCFPPSIAVKVNGKLCPLPNPIPTNKPGVEPKRPPRPVNISPLVKLSPTVGNQIHVTWAADYGRRYAIAIYLVRKLSSAELLSRLKNRGVRHSDYTRGLIKEKLNEDADSEIATTSLRVSLACPLGKMRMTTPCRASTCSHLQCFDASLFLQMNERKPTWNCPVCDKPALYDNLVIDGYFQEVLNSKKLLPDVNEIQLLQDGSWENLVLKKEKDKDKSETKVITNSQDRKIDVDTVDLDEGNPSPPKEKKRAVVIDLISDSEDDDENTTPVQSLKKVASSTPSPKKSQSSSVSGTSESPELMIIDLE; this comes from the exons ATGGTATTGAGTTTTCGAGTATCTGAACTTCAGATGCTTCTTGGTTTTGCTGGTAGAAATAAATCAGGTAGAAAAAACGAGTTACAAGCGCGTGCACTAGAATTATTGCGTTTGAGATCCCATCCGGTACAGCTCAAAATACGTGAACtatataaaaccataca AGCTGATCAGTTGGCCGCACACCAGATGTATGGTCAAACAGGTGGTTCGGGAGAACCACAGATTGATCAAAATATGCATCCTAGAAACTATTTTACAAG ACAAACTATCAATCAGCAACAACAGTCACAATCCGCAGTTTCAAGTGGAAAAGAACTGCCACCAGCACATCAAGCATCTCTACCTCAAGCACCTAGACCTAATCCAGTATATCAATCCACGGGATATACTAGTGTGACACCACAG ACCACAAGTGCAACATATAATCCATACCCATATCCACAAAAGGTTTTACCACCTCCACTACAAATACAGCCTAGGAGTCAGTATCCTGTCCATCCAGATGTTAGACTTAAAAAATTACCTTTTTTCGATCTGCTGGCCGAATTACTGAAGCCATCTAGTCTAATGCCACAAGGATCTATGAGGCTACAGGAGAACACATTCATGTTTCATTTAACTCCACAACAATCAACCGATATAGCTAGCTCACGAGACTGTCGTGCAGGCAGTAAAATGGATTATACTGTACAG GTGCAAATGCGATTTTGTTTGCAAGAGACTTCATGTGAACAAGAAGACTGTTTCCCTCCTAGTATTGCTGTAAAAGTTAATGGAAAATTGTGTCCTTTACCT AATCCAATACCTACGAACAAACCAGGAGTAGAACCAAAGAGGCCACCACGGCCTGTGAATATTAGTCCTTTAGTTAAGTTATCTCCTACTGTAGGTAATCAAATTCATGTTACATGGGCGGCGGACTATGGTAGACGATACGCAATCGCGATATATTTAGTTAGAAAATTGTCAAGTGCAGAATTACTATCGCGGTTAAAAAATAGAGGTGTTCGACATTCGGACTATACGAGAGGTTTAA TTAAGGAAAAGCTCAATGAAGACGCAGATAGTGAAATAGCGACCACATCGCTTAGAGTATCATTAGCCTGTCCATTAGGAAAGATGCGAATGACTACACCGTGCCGTGCATCAACGTGTTCGCATTTGCAGTGCTTTGACGCATCGTTGTTCCTTCAAATGAATGAAAGGAAACCAACGTGGAACTGTCCGGTTTGTGATAAACCAGCACTGTACGACAATCTTGTTATCGATGGATATTTCCAAGAAGTTTTAAACTCGAAAAAGTTACTACCAGATGTAAATGAAATTCAGTTACTGCAAGATGGATCGTGGGAGAACTTGGTTTTGAAGAAAGAGAAAGATAAAGACAAAAGTGAAACAAAAGTGATTACGAATTCGCAAGATCGCAAAATTGATGTGGACACTGTTGATCTAG ATGAAGGTAATCCATCGCCTCCAAAGGAGAAGAAACGAGCTGTTGTTATAGATTTAATATCAGATAGTGAGGATGATGATGAAAATACTACACCCGTACAAAGTCTAAAGAAAGTAGCTAGTAGTACTCCTTCTCCGAAAAAATCACAATCCAGTTCTGTTAGTGGAACAAGTGAATCGCCAGAGTTAATGATAATTGACTTAGAGTAA
- the Su(var)2-10 gene encoding E3 SUMO-protein ligase Su(var)2-10 isoform X1: MAETKELENMVLSFRVSELQMLLGFAGRNKSGRKNELQARALELLRLRSHPVQLKIRELYKTIQADQLAAHQMYGQTGGSGEPQIDQNMHPRNYFTRQTINQQQQSQSAVSSGKELPPAHQASLPQAPRPNPVYQSTGYTSVTPQTTSATYNPYPYPQKVLPPPLQIQPRSQYPVHPDVRLKKLPFFDLLAELLKPSSLMPQGSMRLQENTFMFHLTPQQSTDIASSRDCRAGSKMDYTVQVQMRFCLQETSCEQEDCFPPSIAVKVNGKLCPLPNPIPTNKPGVEPKRPPRPVNISPLVKLSPTVGNQIHVTWAADYGRRYAIAIYLVRKLSSAELLSRLKNRGVRHSDYTRGLIKEKLNEDADSEIATTSLRVSLACPLGKMRMTTPCRASTCSHLQCFDASLFLQMNERKPTWNCPVCDKPALYDNLVIDGYFQEVLNSKKLLPDVNEIQLLQDGSWENLVLKKEKDKDKSETKVITNSQDRKIDVDTVDLDEGNPSPPKEKKRAVVIDLISDSEDDDENTTPVQSLKKVASSTPSPKKSQSSSVSGTSESPELMIIDLE; the protein is encoded by the exons ATGGCGGAGACCAAAGAATTAGAG AATATGGTATTGAGTTTTCGAGTATCTGAACTTCAGATGCTTCTTGGTTTTGCTGGTAGAAATAAATCAGGTAGAAAAAACGAGTTACAAGCGCGTGCACTAGAATTATTGCGTTTGAGATCCCATCCGGTACAGCTCAAAATACGTGAACtatataaaaccataca AGCTGATCAGTTGGCCGCACACCAGATGTATGGTCAAACAGGTGGTTCGGGAGAACCACAGATTGATCAAAATATGCATCCTAGAAACTATTTTACAAG ACAAACTATCAATCAGCAACAACAGTCACAATCCGCAGTTTCAAGTGGAAAAGAACTGCCACCAGCACATCAAGCATCTCTACCTCAAGCACCTAGACCTAATCCAGTATATCAATCCACGGGATATACTAGTGTGACACCACAG ACCACAAGTGCAACATATAATCCATACCCATATCCACAAAAGGTTTTACCACCTCCACTACAAATACAGCCTAGGAGTCAGTATCCTGTCCATCCAGATGTTAGACTTAAAAAATTACCTTTTTTCGATCTGCTGGCCGAATTACTGAAGCCATCTAGTCTAATGCCACAAGGATCTATGAGGCTACAGGAGAACACATTCATGTTTCATTTAACTCCACAACAATCAACCGATATAGCTAGCTCACGAGACTGTCGTGCAGGCAGTAAAATGGATTATACTGTACAG GTGCAAATGCGATTTTGTTTGCAAGAGACTTCATGTGAACAAGAAGACTGTTTCCCTCCTAGTATTGCTGTAAAAGTTAATGGAAAATTGTGTCCTTTACCT AATCCAATACCTACGAACAAACCAGGAGTAGAACCAAAGAGGCCACCACGGCCTGTGAATATTAGTCCTTTAGTTAAGTTATCTCCTACTGTAGGTAATCAAATTCATGTTACATGGGCGGCGGACTATGGTAGACGATACGCAATCGCGATATATTTAGTTAGAAAATTGTCAAGTGCAGAATTACTATCGCGGTTAAAAAATAGAGGTGTTCGACATTCGGACTATACGAGAGGTTTAA TTAAGGAAAAGCTCAATGAAGACGCAGATAGTGAAATAGCGACCACATCGCTTAGAGTATCATTAGCCTGTCCATTAGGAAAGATGCGAATGACTACACCGTGCCGTGCATCAACGTGTTCGCATTTGCAGTGCTTTGACGCATCGTTGTTCCTTCAAATGAATGAAAGGAAACCAACGTGGAACTGTCCGGTTTGTGATAAACCAGCACTGTACGACAATCTTGTTATCGATGGATATTTCCAAGAAGTTTTAAACTCGAAAAAGTTACTACCAGATGTAAATGAAATTCAGTTACTGCAAGATGGATCGTGGGAGAACTTGGTTTTGAAGAAAGAGAAAGATAAAGACAAAAGTGAAACAAAAGTGATTACGAATTCGCAAGATCGCAAAATTGATGTGGACACTGTTGATCTAG ATGAAGGTAATCCATCGCCTCCAAAGGAGAAGAAACGAGCTGTTGTTATAGATTTAATATCAGATAGTGAGGATGATGATGAAAATACTACACCCGTACAAAGTCTAAAGAAAGTAGCTAGTAGTACTCCTTCTCCGAAAAAATCACAATCCAGTTCTGTTAGTGGAACAAGTGAATCGCCAGAGTTAATGATAATTGACTTAGAGTAA